The sequence GCTAAAGAAGCACCAAAGAAAGAAGAACCAGCTAAAGAAGCACCAAAGAAAGAAGCACCAAAGAAAGAAGCACCAAAGAAAGAAGCACCAAAGAAAGAAGCATCAAAGAAAGAAGAACCAGCTAAAGAAGCACCAAAGAAAGAAGAACCAGCTAAAGAAGCACCAAAGAAAGATTAATTTTTCTCAAAAAATTTTATTTTTTAAAAATCTGTTTATTCTAATTGATACAAATCTAGTTCACAATCGATACTACAATCAGGTGTTTTCCAATCCAGTGTATTTTCTTGAGGAATCATTCCTAATGGATCATAATTATCGAACTTTGTCATACCTTGAATTGATGATAACATAACAACTTTAGAATCTTCTACATTTGAAGTCATATCGATTTGAGAATTACTTTCACTGACAATCCCTGCTGTAAGATTTGTAATTGCATTGATAACTCCTACTGGAATATTGCTTCCTCCTACCACATACAACATTGAACGTTTTATAGAATTTGGTGGGGCATTACCATATAACATTTTTAGTGAATCTCTAAGAGAGTCTTCCATGTTCTGTCCATCTTTGCTTGTTGATAGAATGTTTGTTTGAGAAGCAATTTCAGATGCTTCAAGTGATTTTATTACGTGCATTACTGCAGAATTTGCAATACTATAACATGCTTTAGGACTCAAATCTGGGTTACTTTCTAACATTGAATCATTATCAAGAACTATTGTACATTCTGAATTCTCTCTAACTCGTTTTAGAGAAACTCCTGAATTGAAAATTCTGTCTTTTTCATATTTGAAAGGCATAATTGCAAAGGAGATTAGGCTTGCATCTTCCTCTTTGCATATTTCTGATACAACAGGTGCCATGGCTGAGCCTGCTTTACCTGCTAAATTACTCATCAAGATAACTGTAGAATAACCTGAAATTTTTGATTTAATCTCGTCTGCAACATTGTAAGTTGAGCCTCTGATTAATTGAACAGATGGATTAACAACAGAACCTGTTGTTACATGTATGGATGAACCCTCTGTAGGAAAATCCTTTTTGTCATTACTAATAACAAGGCAATCTGAGTTTAGTGTATTTTTTGCATCATTTGCCAATTTTGAGCCTACGCCTCCTAGGCCTATGACTAAAACTGGTTCTTTTACTTGGAAACTCATTTCTGATTCTATTTCCTGATTTAGATAAAAAACCTTCTTACGTTTTTTTAATCAAATTTTAGATCGAAAAAAATTAGCTTGCGATCTTACCAACCAGCCTTTTTACAGTTGCATCTGTGATTTCAACTATATGTGATTGTC is a genomic window of Nitrosopumilus sp. containing:
- a CDS encoding cell division protein FtsZ, coding for MSFQVKEPVLVIGLGGVGSKLANDAKNTLNSDCLVISNDKKDFPTEGSSIHVTTGSVVNPSVQLIRGSTYNVADEIKSKISGYSTVILMSNLAGKAGSAMAPVVSEICKEEDASLISFAIMPFKYEKDRIFNSGVSLKRVRENSECTIVLDNDSMLESNPDLSPKACYSIANSAVMHVIKSLEASEIASQTNILSTSKDGQNMEDSLRDSLKMLYGNAPPNSIKRSMLYVVGGSNIPVGVINAITNLTAGIVSESNSQIDMTSNVEDSKVVMLSSIQGMTKFDNYDPLGMIPQENTLDWKTPDCSIDCELDLYQLE